The genomic DNA GTATTTATGTCGattatgacaatttttttttttctctaaaagttagctcttgactcaCTGCTGGTAAGATGATCTAGgatggtaaagggctaacttgttagttaaggttatattaaacccatacccctaatcggtgtctgCGTGACATCGCCTCGgaatgctaaattgcttagTGGCTCTTTTTTGTCGGTTGCTGGATAACTATTCACGGTCGAATCCTCCCAACATAcgagaacagagaaaattcagaaattataaatttccaattttTCAAGAATTAATAAATGGAATTTGAGCTCTCTTAGTTATAGCAGCTTTAATATGTTAAACGTTTAgcaaaaaattagaaaaatgggtaaagtttgtgagctagcaacattccgcgggtgtgtaGTGAGACGTGCTCTGGGCGTCTTCTCTGTTCCCGAAAATAATGCACTGTATGCAATAATGGCCTAATGAGGATCAGTACTTAATTCTGTGCTTTTGTGTTACAGGGGCAATGATTGAAAATACAGTTATGAACGAGGCTAGATGCAATATGTTTACATGTCGCCAGATATGCCATCGTCTAGGCTTTCGCTACGGAGTTTGCGTTGGTGACACTTGCAGATGCAGCAATGCTATACGAACTAACGGTAATCGCATCTAtggattatcatcatcatactgGCCTACTACAATGAGTAGGGgtgctgtcccagtgcggattggtggactcgccacacctttgagaacattatctcaTCAttaactctccggcatgcattttcacacgatgttttcctttaccgctgaagcaagtgatattttgaattgcttaaaatgcacataacttggaaacgttagaggagcgtgctgggattcgaactcggcaccaaaaactgaagtcgaagtcgtactaactaagctatcaccgcttcatatcatatatggataaataataataataattaaattaaaataaataatattatctatggtGAATAATTATAAGTCACTATTGATAATGCACTCCAGTCGAATTACCGATTCTGGGAATAGCGAGATATGAGTGCTGATAATAttcctatatattatatttagagaAGCTTTTATCTAATCTGACTTGTGTGTTAGAAAATCCTCATAATGATTTTGAAGGAAAGGCTTGTTCGACAATTATTTCTTTACCTTTAAAGATTGAGTTTTGAGGAATGGTGTAGAATTTGCTCGATTTAGACACAAAGTTTCTACCCATCtctctatatttattattggtttGTCTTAGTTATTAGTACCCCAATGTCCACCGCATCGTGTGCCCAAAATATAAGAGCAATCGTTGTTATACAGTCACGTTCCTATTTTTACGATACACTATATaataattccttaaattaatttacagtaaatttaaataaagtctgACTTCATaccgtgttttttttatagttctagAAATACCGATGGATCAAGATATAAATGAAGATATTGAAAATTCAGTTGAACCTATTGTTGAAAGAATTGTCACTAATGCTGCGTCGCAAGAATGTGACCAGTTGTCTTGTACGATGGGTTGTCGAGAGTTAGGATTTCCTGGAGGGTTGTGCTTCATGGGAAAGTGCCGTTGTAATAAGGGaggttagttattttttattttattataagagaAAGGTTTCATAGAAGCGATGATTTGGCGCGATTTCATAAAATCTTTGATTACggtgttttatataatatataacggTTGTTTTATTATGCagtgttcaaaaataaaattcattagcttgtaacaaataaaatttgttaaagtcAAGACTTCAGACTACTTCAGAATATATTCATAGTATTAAAGTTTGACTTATTTTTTGTGTATGCCCAGAATCTCCCTGAATACACCTTTTCTTTCTTATAATGGTAGCTCTGCTCTACACTAGGATCCCATTAGACTTTTGAAACTTTTAGTTAACACTGTCACCTAGGTTTCTACATCGTCGCTTAGCTTACAACACCACGCAAGTCAAATGAGCAGTCTTTAGCAGTTACTACTATAAACAGATTTcatattatatcttttttttattttttttattccactacaagttcgcaCTAGACTGCAATCCTAGTGGCAAGTGATGggagttagggagtatggtagtcatatccctaatcggtttctacgcgacatcacaccggaacactaaatcgcttagcggcacgtctttgtcgttagggtggtaactagccacggcggaagaCAAAACCAAaaaccagatcagaccagagaaaattcagaaattataaattaccaaatggcccctgccgggaatcgagcccgggatctcctacttaaatgcacatcgctcaccgttgcgccaggaaggacGTCAAATTATCGTACAAAAATCGCATAAAAAActtgtttatataatactagaaaAAGGTTATTATTAGCAATATAACACATttgtttttacataatatgacaAGGGAGTGTTTTAGCGTGTCCTGAAAACTTTGGTAATTTCAGTAGCTCGGTATTGTTAGCTAAGAGGCGACACTTCTGTTAAATACAGGTAAAAAATACGAAGAAGCTTTGGAAAACTCGCTGAGAGCCTGTAACTCTGCTACATGCAATTTGATGTGTCTCCGGTTAAGATACCACGGGGGTTGGTGCCGATTTGGCCGATGCGAGTGTTTCTAAACAGTTGTAATGCTGTTGTAATTCAATAAGGTAATACCCGGCTGTACTTCAATGAGGTTTCCGGTTGTAATTTAATACCCGGCTTTACCTACCTCAATAAGGTTCCCAGTTTTAATTCAATAAGGAAGTAATTTTTAACCGGCAATATAATTATGAATTGTTAACTCAtaattattttaggtattttaatCTTTATCTTGCACAATTAACAAATCCtatttattataagcatttgaatattttatctgACACAActaaaaactcttttattttaagcattttaattttattttttaatttcaagtttCAGGGATGTCAATACGAAAGAATATAATGAAATGAGTCTCGCAAATTAAAAGTGACATGTTCCCAGAGAGTTCCCTATTTGAATTCCGTAATagctttttaattattgtttatgatAAGTGGCGTGTTCTTAAAACTTCCAATTAGCCTAGAAACTAAAAGAAACATGAAAACGACCATCTCCTTTCTATAAGTTTCTAGGCGAGTTTATATATGGCGCCCTTTATACTCGATATGGGATTTTTTAcgccaaatttaatttaattttcataatattttcttgtaagtattttatattattttcccaATGAATAGTAGAAATTACAGATAACTGGGTCATGGTTGTACGACGAAAAAAAGTCGATATACCTATATTAAAcgactgttatttttttgttgcagaaaatgggaaaaaaagtTTGAAAACGATGCAAGATTGTAACAATGTAAACTGCTATTTTATGTGTAGGAGTTGGGGTTACATTGGCGGTTCGTGCCGAGACGGTAGCTGTCTTTGTGTCTaagaaactaaactatttataaaaaataagggTTCTTCAAACCTTTTTAAGTAACATGTTGAGTAATGTGTTATGTTGACACAATCCATTCAAAAACCTTTATATTTGAAAACGTTTTATATGCTTAATGAAATTTCAGTTTTTAAACGTAAGATAAGAGTAGAAGGGATACCAACACTTAGGTATATTGGCCAATGTTATAAAATGTGCCAAATGATTTTTCGTATATTTTTGAATACTTCTTTTAATGGTTTACTTTGAATATTGGTCGATTTCTTTAAACTACTtataacatattcattaaatattccgcttactttttttttaatagataactGTTCTTTTAGTCAAATATTCCAATTAAGAAAGTTTAGTAAtcaattaattgtattataattagactaaatatattaaatataataacgaCTGTAATGTTTTTATCAGTTTcaattaagaaatatatttttctctCTTTTTTATGTCTTCTTAATACCTCTAAAAACTTTATTGGTTTCTATTAAACGAAATACTTATGTGAGCAAATTATTTGCTTCTGTTCTGTTATTTTGAGGCCattttgcaccgattttaaagTTGATGATAGTGAAAATACCCCATATGCCTTAACAGGGCTCCTGTTCTATTTACTAATGGGATAAGTCTAGGTAAGTCTGTCTTGGCTTTACTTTCCACAAAAAATGCCAAAGTacataaatatagcaaaatgaGTTATCAGATCACGCACGTTTTAGTACTGCAGCCTTAGTACAACACttgaacgaacgaacgaacgaactCGGTACCCTCAAGTTGAAATGGACCTTATGTCGCTCAGCTTTGAgttgcaaatcctgtacttctgctcattgttttacaaacgttctgtaaagagcccgagctaaagaattgttgACGTTGACAAATTTGATCTTTAACTTAATACAAATAAGATCCAATACTTTAAAGTATTTCTATTCTTGAAAACAactactcgattgcgagcgagcaaagcTTGCTAAGGCTACTGAAAACCGAAGTGACGTCAGCAGCCGAGCCAACCGCATCCGATTCCTACGCCTcctaaataattacttaatcaatcctcaatcaatcaattaattaaatagacTTGCAAATGGACCGAAATTCTGAGCGGAAACACTTGATCCACGAAAACAGTTCTGCCGGAAGACGAGCGTACGTGACTCACATTAAGTTGGGCAAGTTTTAATTAGCGGCCCAATTCAAACCTACTACAACGAAGTTAATTAACTAACTAAGAAGCAAACCTGCTTGAGTTTTGGAACAGTGGAGatgaatgattattattatctggAAAATTGTGTTTTTAAGTTTCGGTCCGCATAGCTCCCTAAAAGAATTGGGTTACTTCTAAAAAGTATGTTTCGATTGTTAATACGTCATTACTAACattgtttttgttaaatttttacttaatatttgttacgtttatgtggtgtgcaataaaagtgtattcattcattcattcattgttagGTAAATACCGCGTAAGTGCATTTTCGCTGATTTAACTGGAGGACCAGAAGATTAGATTagattggtaaaaaaaaaaaaaacacttaatattaaatttatggtataattaaatttatatttccggTAGATTGTTCATAAAATCATAAGTAAAGTATCCGGTATTTTTATCAGCCCCTACTtaggtgtttatttaaaaatgtaagtaaCAGGGTAACTATGAGTATACCTATATGAAAACCTATATAGGGTTACAGTACCAACGATGACTTCAAGATCTCTTCAAGTTTCTTTCCCCTTTTATTGTATAGCCCCtttcgatcaataatatactaattaACGGCTTATATAATGCACGTTTTATGGCTGGCGATTGGTTTTCTCTCTATTTATCATCAGTATTTTGACTTtagaaagaagaagacaaaacattgaGTAACTATGCAACCGCTTtacaacgtttattaataagaggGTAGGTTTATCTATACAGACTTGTTGCATTTAATTTGTCCCTGCCCCGTGTCAATTTATGAGTAGCAACATTAtgggaaaatatataatacaaccgGAAGATGCTACTGGCGGCAACCGATATTTGCTGGGATCAAGTCAGCGGCGTCACTAAAGAACGTAACCCGCAGGGTGATCTCGCGACAGctatgcgacaggcgtaaatcttgcaatcactgctgtcaaacgacacttgtttatttattgtatagaaaagtgacgtttgacagcagtggttgcaagatttacgcctgcgcattgctgtcgcgagatacgtaatcaccctgccggtcaccagggaccaggcgaacgTAAGCCACAAGCAGAAGAATTATCAGTTGTCAAAGAGTTTAGGTAAATACGTCAATATtaggatttatatatatacatacctaGAACATAATACATAAGTGATAAACACCCTAAAATGTATCTATAAGAAGTTCCTGAGTAAAAATggcaattcttttttatttcgtttaatacacttcaagttagcccttgactttaaTCTCACCTGGcaaagcgatgatgcagtctaatatggtagcagGCTTATCTATCAGTTTTATCcgaatcggcttctacgcgtcatcgtaccggaaccgtaaatcgcttagcggcacgtctatgtcggtagggtgctaattagccacggccgaagcctcccaccagaccggagaaaattcagtataaattttttatcccaggaaagtAAACTGATCCCGCAGGATTTGTGAAAaccgttataaaaaaaaaatatatattttataatgaaaatgtaCGTTGCGTCAATGTGAcggcaacgctgattttcagttgggacccgaagaaaaaacaaatgagtatttatttattgtttattgaatTTCCCCAGGTTCGGATGCATTGAATATACCACTCAGgtctattattaatttcaatgaGAATACGCGAAGGTAATGATGCGAGAGCTATGTAGAATATTCCATATCAGTTGAACGATCGCGAATGGGATGGGAAATATCGGAATGCCGACGCCACGGTATTCGCTCACTAGTTCATATTATAGCACCCTTAATTACACCAACCTCACCTCACCTACCTTCATTCTCGAACGTGACTTCATTACACCGGATATCTCGAATTGAATACCaaatgtgtaatttattataattttcatttcagtTTCCAACACAACAGAAAACAAGCAATGTGGCATCTGTTGTTTCAAAAGGGGCTCAATATTATCGCGACTCGGTACCGGTACCGCTAGTTCTTcttcggatctcctcatttcagaTATCACGTGGAGATACTCccagtgggcgatggagagagctatctcactccatcgcccactgagtgactcACCTTATACCTAATCCTTAGAAATTTCTATCCGCGTCcgaataggtacttaaataacCTAGGTACTTATCGAAATCCAATCAATTACTGCCGTCAAGTTAACTCattcaattaataaaagaaTCGCTACAGAGTTGGACAGTTTGGCAGTTGTTGGAGTCTGTAATGATGGCTCTCAGTAAATTTCACTCCGCCTTATTGATCTCGCGATATTGTCGAAGTTGTTGGCATTTCAAAGGCCTTTTATCTTATAATAAGATcaacttatataataattaaagaaaacacaTACAAAAATTCATGTCTCAAAAGGCTGTGCGTTGATTTTTCAGTCTTATTTCATTCCTCATTTAACCCTTTTGGGGGTATAACTTCCAA from Pararge aegeria chromosome 5, ilParAegt1.1, whole genome shotgun sequence includes the following:
- the LOC120624012 gene encoding uncharacterized protein LOC120624012 isoform X1; protein product: MSVSEVVVFFVVLCAANAAFTINIYEDDMEKVKTKGHEVERCDNTACSRVCRLLGFNSGSCVGDTCECAKLESDIIEDKLERNDIPNLDEDDTGKGVRGCDPNACYQLCRRLKFPSGTCINGRCKCDNFRQDPGAMIENTVMNEARCNMFTCRQICHRLGFRYGVCVGDTCRCSNAIRTNVLEIPMDQDINEDIENSVEPIVERIVTNAASQECDQLSCTMGCRELGFPGGLCFMGKCRCNKGGKKYEEALENSLRACNSATCNLMCLRLRYHGGWCRFGRCECF
- the LOC120624012 gene encoding uncharacterized protein LOC120624012 isoform X3, translated to MSVSEVVVFFVVLCAANAAFTINIYEDVKTKGHEVERCDNTACSRVCRLLGFNSGSCVGDTCECAKLESDIIEDKLERNDIPNLDEDDTGKGVRGCDPNACYQLCRRLKFPSGTCINGRCKCDNFRQDPGAMIENTVMNEARCNMFTCRQICHRLGFRYGVCVGDTCRCSNAIRTNVLEIPMDQDINEDIENSVEPIVERIVTNAASQECDQLSCTMGCRELGFPGGLCFMGKCRCNKGGKKYEEALENSLRACNSATCNLMCLRLRYHGGWCRFGRCECF
- the LOC120624012 gene encoding uncharacterized protein LOC120624012 isoform X4, translated to MSVSEVVVFFVVLCAANAAFTINIYEDDKLERNDIPNLDEDDTGKGVRGCDPNACYQLCRRLKFPSGTCINGRCKCDNFRQDPGAMIENTVMNEARCNMFTCRQICHRLGFRYGVCVGDTCRCSNAIRTNVLEIPMDQDINEDIENSVEPIVERIVTNAASQECDQLSCTMGCRELGFPGGLCFMGKCRCNKGGKKYEEALENSLRACNSATCNLMCLRLRYHGGWCRFGRCECF
- the LOC120624012 gene encoding tenascin-like isoform X2; amino-acid sequence: MSVSEVVVFFVVLCAANAAFTINIYEDDMEKVKTKGHEVERCDNTACSRVCRLLGFNSGSCVGDTCECAKLESDIIEDKLERNDIPNLDEDDTGKGVRGCDPNACYQLCRRLKFPSGTCINGRCKCDNFRQDPGAMIENTVMNEARCNMFTCRQICHRLGFRYGVCVGDTCRCSNAIRTNVLEIPMDQDINEDIENSVEPIVERIVTNAASQECDQLSCTMGCRELGFPGGLCFMGKCRCNKGENGKKSLKTMQDCNNVNCYFMCRSWGYIGGSCRDGSCLCV